ACAGGTAGCAAGGTCATTTTATGGaagttctttcctttttttggtttaaaaggatttaaaacatttacaagACACCTAACATTCCAATCAATtcctattaaaaacagagaaagagagaaagaaaaaaaggatctTATGACTGCCTGCTGCCCATGGGTCACTCTCGGTGCATCTTCACTGTCCCACCACATTACCTGTATATAATCCAGCCATcaaaaaacagaacacaaaaaaaagggaacattCACTTTTTTCATCGCCTTTCTTTTCTCAACTGTGTGTGTAACCGCGTGAGATTGTAAAAAGGCGACGCCTTTGAATGATGCTGTACAGATGTGTTCACTGTAGGCCACACGACCAATGATATGGCAAAGTCAACACAAAgacttcttgtttttttccaggcctgtttTAATCCGGAGCCGGGGGGGATGCGGCTGGCATGCATCTCCCAGCCTACAAGATGAACTTCCCTAGGAAGAATCCGATGAAGATGGCCGCTATGATGACGAGGAGGGAGGGCAGGGAGGCAGTGCTGGCTTCTCGGCCGAGGAGGCTAGTTGAGTTTGAGGTCATGTGGTCTGAGCGAGGTATCTTTCTCATCCTAATGCCATCATCCTGTAACAGAGGGAGAGGGCAGAGTGCAACCGGGTCAACGGATCTGGAGAACACAGGGCATCCATTCAGGGACGGGTACCGACACCTTCTCACAGACATCATCTCCACAGTGCATGCTACCTGGTAGCCGTAATCATTCATAAAATAGAGACCAAATACATTTCCTACCCCTCTACTTCCTGTGCACTTGCTCTGACCACACCCATCTTCAAACTCTGCCTTCTTTTTTATCTCAACTACCGTTAAAGTTTCCTCTGACGTGTTCACACCTGACGCCTACCAAGGAGTGATGCTCTGGGCCGTGTTTTTGTTCGCCGACCTGGCTCTGACCTCTTGAATAGCAAAACCATCGACTCAACACAAGAACGTCGAGGCGAGCTCATGGCAATGTCGTCCAAGAGGTGGCGCGGAACATTTCGATGAGATTACTGCTGGAGCTAAACCTCTAAAGAGCGACATGACGTCAGTTCTCTGAACACTgggattcatgacatttattattttctcttcTAGCCTCATTATCCTTTGTAAAAATACATTACAatgaaaaccacacacacaggaaaagtaaatgttaaaataattaaattaatgacGTCTGAATTCCATTTTgctgattttaaaaaaggtcaGGCTCCTGGTGTCGTGCACGCTTGCTCACCGTCACTCACTGCGACGCTTGAATAGAACAGAGGCATGGtcaatcatattcatatcaccACAACATGCTCTTCCTACGAGGACGAGTCAAAATGGCTGCTGTGATAAAGACCGACGAGACCAGAATGTTTCGTCCATCTGTCCATTAACAGATCTGACCTTTAATTGCCGGTTCTCATCAACCAGCTTGCTCATCTCAGATTGCATCCTCTTGCACTTCTCCTGCACTTTCTTCATCTCGGCGTCGTCCGCCGAGGCAGATGCCGGCACCGTGGCTGCTGAGGAGTCGGCCTTCGCAGAGTTCATCACGGGGGCCGCTTTGGTCGCCTCGACGTCATTCTGCccaacaaggagagagagagggagaaccgCTGAAGTGAAATCCACCATGTCTCGAGCCAAGTAGGGAGGTTGGCCCCGAGACGGGAGCCTGCGCCAAGGAGAGGCTCTCGGAGGCCCAGGAGCTCAGAGCCAGAtcaaagagaccagagaggaaacGCGTCCCTCCAGAAGTCCCCTTTGATGTGGCTTTGTCTCATGGAACAGGCAACATGACGATATTAAGGGATTTGCAAAGGACACGCAACAACGGTAGTAACGATATGTTATTATTCATTGTACCACTATCCGAGGCaagcatttatataaatgtcttCTTTGTATAAAATACTAACCGGATTCATCGGGCAGCTCCACTTTTGGAGGTACTGAGAATTATTGAATAGGAGTGTCAGCATGTGCAATTGTATGACTGCAAAAGGGTGTGAACTAATGACATAAAAACGTGCGTGTGCAGACATGACCATTCCCCATTAGTCCTTGCTGCTCATTATCTACGCCCATCATAAAGAGATGACCAATCAGCCGCAGCGTACGGCTACAGGACTCTTCAGTGTGCCACGGTGGAAATGGATGCCAAGGAGGAGGCCGAcacgagatttttttttttttttgatagcCATATTACATATGCTTAAACAATTTCTCACACAACCTACTTAGTCATACTACACATTTACATCGTCAACATTTTGCATATAAATGCTTGCTACATGTGCAAAAGCAGAGAGCAGTTACGGTGATGACTCGGTAGTCTGCATACCCGCCCCCTGAGCCTCTTAACGAGAGCTAAATCTGGCCTTCTCACCTGAACTGTGAAATGCATTTAATGTAATTCAGTCTAATACAACATCTCCATTGATATTGAGGTATCGAGTCTTTAATGTccctcttttgtttttctctcaaaTATTATTGCATTTGTCTTTTAAACGTACAAGATTTACGGTTTCATCAAACCTTGTGGGAAACACTGCTGACGTATGATATTGCACAACACTATTAAGTATTTTAGGTGAGTTTTGGGAAATAAACCACCAATATTGTATTGAGTGTAAAACGGGGAGGTTAGTGATTATTTAGTTagttaaaagaaatatatataaaagaaatatcTAAAAAAGAATTTAGAAGACATAAGTGAGTTGTCGCTAACTTTGGGGCCAACACCCTTCACTCTTATCCTAAAGTACAGAAACATTGCTTTGGTCTTGAGGAGATGTAGCATTTATTTacctaaaaataaaatgtccacaCCCTGCACTGATATGTTCAACGCTATAATGTTACTGCTAACTTCATACTAGTGTTCCACGAGATACCGATAGTAGATACTAGTATCGCAatagttattattatagatCATTTGAGTTTATTGCTGAATATATTTTTCCAACGTGTTTTGCCTCCGTGAAAAGCGATGGTCTTCTGGAAATGATCAAATCTGAGCATTCGACAGAAATCCTTCAGAGACAAAAGTCAGACTtcagtttttttatataaactACGAGGAGATAAGTCGTTTTAGTGTGAGGCTGCATCTCTTACCACTTTATCGTTTTCTGAAGGGAGCTCAAAGACACATCTCAGCTTGGAATCCATGAGATCATCGGGTTTGGCCTCTTTCCACTGGTGGCGATGAAGAAACGGCATGTTATTCATCAAGTCGAGCCGCTAACAGCTGGATTCTATCCACTCACACACTTCAACCTACATCGTACCATTCACATGCAGTGCAGACTTGAATCTATGGATATTACTTAAAACATGCAGCTTCATATAAAGAACAGTTATGACCCCCTTGTCTCATTTGACCACAAATACCATCACAAATGTATCTTTTTCGAGTAGTTTGAGGTCTGTATTTTTAGAGGGACACATTTCCATCATGTCGGCTCCTCAACCGAGACATGTGTTCAACAAAAGCTGTTTGGAGTAAAACTGCTCATAAAGCTGTGAATTGCTTTTAGAAACAAGTTCAATAAATAATCTGTCATAAGTGAAAGGTATAACAGCTGAGTAATGCCATTGAACAATTTAGCTGATTGAGCAGAAACCTCATTAGATTCCAGTTTACTTCTCAGAACCAGTGAGACCTTTGTTCCTggtttttgtttattatttgtgACAAGTCAGTTCATGAACATGAAGTGTATGTGAATGTTTTACTGACTGAACATGCCTTTgctgtcctctggtggacaacTGAGAAAGCATCGACATTGTTTAACCTTATCCAAGAGCAGAGAGCTTTACCTAGGAAATCAGCAGAATACCAATTACTCAATAATTACAGAATTAATGACCAAATTCAGCCTTTTCCCCAGAGGAAATACCATATAAATTAGAGGGGGACTACTGGTCAAAAATGTATCAATATATTCctgcttttttttcattttgttctaTAGAATATTTAAAGATATAGGAGTGTCCTTTAACACTGAGCTGTTCTAATACATAGAAAGGATTTTGTAATCTGTATTTCTGAGACAAGAATTAaagattattaaaaaagaaaagcacacagATACAATTGAAATGTGGGCTAAAGAAAAGGTAAACAATGTAGTTTAAACATCTGTCTGATTTACTATAATTTTTGAGAGACTCCCGCTTATTTTGATTTATGCCCATTTTACTGTCAGCTGCCTGCAGGAGGACCTCGTGAACGGTGAGCAGGACAATAAACACATTTGGATTCATGAGAAGTAAAAATCCTTTGAATTATCgacaaaatattaaatcaatGTGTCTTCCATTTGGACATGTTACATCGCGACTGCTTTGGTTGGTTGTTTTTGTGAGTGCGAGCTGTAGAGTAAGAGAAATGATAGAGTGACACCAGCATGGAATTAGTCACGCTCCAACTTCAACGCACCGCATTACTGAAGGTGGGGGATTTACAAACCTTTAAATGGAGAGTGAAAAGCACATGTTTTACGATATTAAACAACATCTTAACGACTCACCAAAATATCCATGTCAGAAACAGTTGACGGGGCAAAAATGGTCTGCACCATGAATTTGTGTTTACTTTTCTCATTCGGGTCGTAATCAAAGGGCTGCAGCATGACTGGAGATGGAAGAGGAACAATGTTAAAACGTTTGAGCAAAGACATCTTGACAATTACAGGAATAATCAGCATAATAAATCCCAGATACACATTTTCAGTGACAACGTTGACATTCCAGAAAGAGGAACGGTAGGTAGGTTTTCAGGACATTTACTAAATGTCACAAATCTATTGTGGCCCCGTCAAACCAGGAAGGAAAATGGAAGGCATGTAATTTGGGGGGCGTTGCGGTGTTCATTTCCCCCGTTATCACTGCATTTGCATTTACCAACAGCATCTGAATAATCTTTTGTACTAGATCTTCTCTGCTTAAGGCTTTTGTTCCCCCTACTTTGCGTCGAACGGTGGCCTCCTCTCCTCGGTGTGTGAATCTGAAAAGCTGAGGCAATCAGCTCAGAGCTACTTTATTGAAGGCGGTGAAGTTACCATAAACAATCAGCCACACAACGCTGAGATTTATGATGGAGCAAAGGTGTTTTGTTCGTCTGCTTCATTAGAACCAAAACTATAGGGCCAGTAGATATTATTCATGAATTATTATAACTTATACTATTTAAATACGATATATACACGCTTGTATTCTCGACTTCTCAGAGGACACATATTTGGGATGTGTTGGAATATGCCGGATGAAGGCGTCAGCTTTGTGTTAATTTGCTTCAATTGCCTGACCAAAACGAATTAATTAGTAATTAAGATATAAAATGCAAATTGATGTTACTTCCTCCAAAAAGACATGGAGGAGTGAGTAAATCATGCCTAAATATGTGGTAACTTAACGGGGATAACATTAAAtgtgagaaggaaaacaaaaaatctacaggaaaacaaatatttaaaagagcTTCAGAGCCTTATTGCATCGTATAAAGTGCTGCTGGGTTAACTTATTGGCGTCGCACAGGTTTCCTCGACAGAATGCCAAAGGGATTTAGCGGTGGCAAACAAACTATTACGGTATGACATTTTGTTCAACAAGATAATCACAAACGAACcccttttattatttgtatacgGTTAGAAACAAAGCACATCACCGACGGGTTCCTTCAGGTCAGCAACACAAAGCTGAAGGTGGACCAGTGTTCGAcgtaaagatatttagtgtcATTTAGCCACTTGTTAGCAACCCCCTTTGTTAAAAGACACTAATGTATTTAatgttgttaaaaaaagagTGATCACTTAAGCTTGTGTAAACCACAGATCCTAGTCCTACGCGCTCTTTTCCattacacattttttattttcacctgTTGCCTGAATCTTTTCATCGTCAGAGGTAGAGATGCAATGACGCATCTTAAGCTTCCCTTTTAAAGCGAAGCTCTGGGATTTGGTTCGGTGGGCGGATAAGCCTCTGATCGTTGGCGCTCGACAGAACGACAGACGACGGGGCCTTTTAGTGATCGCACACTGAGGATTCTGCACTTCGGAGGTGCCAGTGTTTGTTGATTAAAGGGATGCAAAGTCATCAGAGGTGAAAAAGATTAGCTGAGGCTTTGTCGATATGGatggtcatttctttcataGAATTTTTATTTCATCTCACCCACCTTGCATTTCATTCAGTTATGTGCAATGTTGTCTCGTGCCATGTTCACACTACGAGCAACAAAAGCAACTAAGTGGCCAAGCGTGGCCGGCGACATTGTTGCTGAAGTGTTGCTCAAGCTCTCGTTGACATAGTTGTGCAATTAAATAGCCCTGGGAATTGGCTAAATAGAttactctctttttttttaaagaacggaAATAGCTGATTGCGTGATGCTTTAACACGTCATTGGAGCACTGAAAATAGCCACAACTGTGTCTTTGATTTCCACTAAAAATGTCTTTCAGCCTGTTGCTGTATTTTGCTCGTAGTGCAACTCAGCATTCATAGGAGGAACAGTTCCTTTGGTTTGTTT
This portion of the Pseudoliparis swirei isolate HS2019 ecotype Mariana Trench chromosome 8, NWPU_hadal_v1, whole genome shotgun sequence genome encodes:
- the vapal gene encoding VAMP (vesicle-associated membrane protein)-associated protein A, like; this translates as MSKLDQILVLDPPCDLKFKGPFTDVVTTNLKLRNPSDRKVCFKVKTTAPRRYCVRPNSGVIDPGATVVISVMLQPFDYDPNEKSKHKFMVQTIFAPSTVSDMDILWKEAKPDDLMDSKLRCVFELPSENDKVNDVEATKAAPVMNSAKADSSAATVPASASADDAEMKKVQEKCKRMQSEMSKLVDENRQLKDDGIRMRKIPRSDHMTSNSTSLLGREASTASLPSLLVIIAAIFIGFFLGKFIL